One window of Paenibacillus sp. FSL K6-3182 genomic DNA carries:
- a CDS encoding dienelactone hydrolase family protein yields the protein MISIINGSETLIIVIHEIYGINRHMQHICQSLADHDFDVICPNLLVQEVPFDYANEETAYRHFMENVGFIKASNQIKQLVFDKRANYKKVFLAGFSVGATAAWLCSEEPEVDGIAAYYGSRIRNYTELLPKCPTILFFPQEELSFHVDDLISILSKNDANEIHKFSGQHGFSDPYSHKYNEQSAQKAFSEMVGFFHNIERF from the coding sequence ATGATTAGCATAATTAACGGTTCTGAAACTTTAATCATAGTCATTCATGAAATTTATGGCATTAACCGTCATATGCAACATATTTGTCAATCACTAGCGGATCACGATTTTGATGTTATTTGTCCAAATCTTTTGGTACAAGAAGTACCTTTCGACTATGCCAATGAGGAAACTGCATATCGTCATTTCATGGAAAATGTAGGCTTTATTAAGGCATCGAACCAAATTAAGCAGCTCGTATTCGACAAAAGGGCTAATTATAAAAAAGTTTTTCTTGCCGGATTTAGCGTAGGAGCAACAGCTGCATGGTTATGTTCAGAGGAACCAGAGGTTGATGGGATAGCAGCATACTATGGTTCACGCATTAGAAACTACACGGAATTACTGCCTAAATGTCCAACAATACTATTTTTTCCGCAAGAAGAATTGTCGTTTCATGTAGATGATTTAATTTCGATTTTAAGCAAAAACGATGCGAATGAAATCCATAAATTTAGCGGACAACACGGCTTCAGTGACCCGTATTCTCACAAATACAATGAACAATCCGCACAGAAGGCCTTTTCTGAGATGGTAGGCTTTTTCCATAACATAGAACGATTTTGA
- a CDS encoding TetR/AcrR family transcriptional regulator: MSKTKIMSAAIDVFSENGYHRASMDDIALRAKVAKGTLYYHFPGKAQLFKTIVMDGLQVITDRIRNELQTDLSLEEQIRRIIRHNLDLFLDSSGFAHIVFNELSNGIDQEVLEELNELKLGYIRFIAEVLEGSREEGVMINVNCSLAAAGIVGLLNSSCDYFLTYGSSMNRDDLEHFLYQIITTGLFLTPSGKPDGMLN, translated from the coding sequence TTGAGCAAAACGAAAATTATGTCAGCAGCGATAGACGTTTTCTCGGAAAATGGATACCACCGAGCTAGTATGGACGATATCGCACTTAGAGCAAAGGTTGCCAAAGGGACGCTGTATTATCATTTTCCAGGAAAAGCACAGCTGTTTAAGACGATCGTAATGGATGGACTGCAGGTAATTACCGATCGAATACGGAATGAGCTGCAAACTGATCTTTCGTTGGAAGAACAAATCAGGCGAATCATCCGGCACAATCTCGACTTGTTTCTGGATTCCAGCGGATTCGCACATATCGTGTTCAACGAATTGTCGAACGGAATCGATCAGGAAGTACTAGAGGAATTGAATGAACTGAAGCTCGGTTATATTCGTTTTATAGCAGAGGTGCTGGAAGGAAGCCGGGAAGAGGGGGTAATGATCAATGTCAATTGCAGCTTGGCTGCTGCGGGAATTGTCGGATTGCTCAACAGTTCCTGCGATTACTTTCTAACCTATGGCAGTAGTATGAACCGCGACGATCTTGAACATTTTCTTTATCAGATTATTACGACCGGGTTGTTTTTGACCCCCAGCGGCAAGCCAGATGGTATGTTGAACTGA
- a CDS encoding PadR family transcriptional regulator codes for MSENKITSDLLRGHTDTMILRLLSEDDRYGYEIVKLIAERSGGEYELKEATMYSSVRRLETDGDIEWYWGDESQGGRRKYFRITEKGKETYARNNSNWEYAKRVLENLL; via the coding sequence ATGAGTGAGAACAAAATTACATCCGACCTGCTGCGCGGACATACCGATACGATGATATTGCGACTATTATCCGAAGATGATCGCTATGGATACGAAATTGTCAAATTGATCGCGGAGCGCTCGGGCGGTGAGTATGAACTAAAAGAAGCGACCATGTATTCCAGTGTTAGACGTCTTGAGACAGACGGTGATATCGAGTGGTACTGGGGCGATGAATCACAGGGTGGACGGCGCAAATATTTTAGAATTACCGAGAAGGGCAAGGAAACATATGCCCGCAACAATAGCAACTGGGAGTATGCAAAACGCGTGCTTGAAAACTTACTATAG
- the ppsA gene encoding phosphoenolpyruvate synthase, protein MSTLVLGFQQMEKKQFSLVGGKGLNLGELSKIEEIQVPAGFCVTTEVYQRAFEHNETYHALLDQLTTLKAVDRDQIGEISRKIRQIIMEVEIPSEAVKAITHYLSQFGDEHAYAVRSSATAEDLPHASFAGQHDTYLNIIGKEAIIQHISKCWASLFTDRAVIYRMQNGFDHSQVYLSVIVQRMVFPQASGILFTADPISSNRKLLSIDASFGLGEALVSGLVSADCYIVQGGEIVNKRIATKKVAIYGLKEGGTETKQIDPELQNTQTLTEQQILRLALIGRQIEAYFGCPQDIEWCLVDDAFYIVQSRPITTLYPIPEANDKENHVYVSVGHQQMMTDPIKPLGLSFYLLTTPATMRTAGGRLFVDITHSLASPVSSSIVIDALGKSDPLIKDALMTIVEREDFIKSTPDVKQLPSPIKSSKGKTFSDIQAQIENNPTIVTDLIKSSQTSIEELKQNIQMKSGSDLFDYILEDIQHLKKTLFNPQSSAVIMTAMDASSWINEKMNKWLGEKNAADTLSQSVPNNITSTMGLALLDVADVIRPYPEVIDYLQHVREDNFLDDLVKLNGGKATQDAIYAYLDKYGMRCAGEIDMTKTRWSEKPITLVPMILGNIKNFEPNAGKRKFEQGRQEALEKEQELLDRLKQLPDGNHKAAETKQMISLIQNFSGYREYPKYGMISRYFVYKQALLKEAEQLVQAGIIQEKEDVYYLSFEELRDIVASNILDYQIINNRKTEYKRYEKLTPPRVITSDGEIISGKYERENLPTDAIAGLPVSSGVIEGRARVVLSMEDADLEDGDILVTSFTDPGWTPLFVSIKGLVTEVGGLMTHGAVIAREYGLPAVVGVENATTLIKDGQRIRVHGTEGYIEIL, encoded by the coding sequence ATGAGTACTTTAGTTCTCGGTTTTCAGCAAATGGAAAAAAAGCAATTTTCACTCGTTGGAGGAAAAGGGTTGAATTTAGGGGAATTATCAAAAATCGAAGAAATTCAAGTACCAGCAGGATTTTGCGTTACAACTGAGGTTTATCAAAGAGCCTTCGAACATAACGAAACGTATCATGCATTGTTGGATCAACTTACAACGTTAAAAGCAGTAGATCGAGACCAGATTGGTGAAATCAGCAGAAAGATTCGACAAATCATTATGGAGGTAGAAATTCCTTCTGAAGCTGTGAAAGCAATTACACACTATCTCTCACAATTTGGTGATGAACATGCTTATGCCGTACGTTCTAGTGCGACTGCTGAAGATTTACCACATGCTTCTTTTGCTGGTCAGCATGACACCTATTTAAATATCATCGGCAAAGAAGCAATCATTCAGCATATCAGTAAATGTTGGGCATCTCTATTTACGGATCGCGCGGTAATATACCGTATGCAAAATGGATTTGACCACAGTCAAGTTTATTTATCCGTTATCGTTCAAAGGATGGTTTTCCCACAGGCTTCGGGCATTTTATTTACCGCCGATCCGATCAGCTCTAACCGAAAGCTGCTCTCCATCGATGCCAGCTTTGGACTTGGAGAAGCGTTGGTTTCTGGCCTAGTATCTGCCGATTGTTATATCGTACAAGGAGGAGAAATCGTCAACAAAAGGATAGCAACCAAAAAAGTGGCTATCTATGGATTAAAAGAAGGAGGAACTGAGACAAAGCAAATCGATCCTGAACTACAGAATACACAAACACTTACTGAACAACAAATTTTACGATTGGCACTCATCGGAAGACAGATCGAAGCTTATTTTGGTTGTCCACAAGATATCGAATGGTGTTTGGTAGATGATGCTTTTTATATTGTACAGAGTCGTCCAATTACAACCTTATACCCGATCCCTGAAGCGAATGATAAAGAAAATCACGTCTATGTTTCTGTTGGTCATCAACAAATGATGACCGACCCCATAAAACCATTGGGACTGTCTTTCTACCTGTTAACGACCCCAGCAACCATGCGAACAGCTGGTGGAAGGTTGTTTGTTGATATCACACATAGCCTGGCTTCCCCTGTCAGTAGCAGTATAGTAATAGATGCCTTGGGAAAATCCGATCCCCTCATAAAAGACGCGCTTATGACTATCGTAGAGCGAGAGGATTTTATAAAATCAACACCTGATGTTAAACAATTACCTAGTCCCATTAAGAGCAGTAAAGGTAAGACGTTTTCTGATATTCAAGCACAAATCGAAAATAACCCAACAATCGTTACTGATTTAATTAAGAGTAGTCAAACATCGATAGAAGAGTTAAAACAAAACATCCAAATGAAATCAGGATCAGATTTATTTGATTATATTTTAGAAGATATCCAGCATTTAAAGAAAACTCTATTTAACCCACAAAGTTCGGCTGTAATTATGACTGCCATGGATGCTTCATCATGGATTAATGAAAAAATGAACAAGTGGTTAGGTGAAAAAAACGCAGCAGATACGCTTTCGCAATCTGTACCAAACAATATTACTTCGACAATGGGTCTGGCACTCTTGGATGTCGCTGATGTGATTCGTCCTTATCCAGAAGTAATTGATTATTTACAACATGTAAGAGAAGATAACTTTTTGGATGATCTGGTTAAGCTTAATGGTGGAAAGGCAACCCAAGACGCTATTTATGCTTATCTCGACAAATATGGGATGCGATGTGCCGGTGAAATCGATATGACAAAAACTCGTTGGAGTGAAAAACCAATTACACTTGTCCCGATGATTCTAGGTAACATCAAAAACTTTGAGCCTAATGCCGGCAAGCGAAAATTCGAGCAAGGGCGACAGGAAGCTTTGGAAAAAGAACAAGAGTTATTAGACCGATTAAAACAATTGCCGGATGGTAATCACAAAGCCGCAGAGACCAAACAAATGATCAGCTTAATCCAAAATTTCAGCGGGTATCGTGAATATCCAAAGTACGGCATGATTAGTCGCTACTTCGTATATAAGCAAGCTTTATTGAAAGAAGCCGAACAGCTCGTACAAGCTGGCATTATTCAAGAAAAAGAAGATGTATACTATCTTTCTTTTGAAGAACTTCGAGATATCGTAGCCTCAAATATATTGGATTACCAGATTATCAACAATCGAAAAACCGAATACAAACGATATGAAAAATTGACTCCCCCACGTGTTATTACATCTGATGGTGAAATCATTTCGGGGAAATATGAACGAGAAAATCTCCCAACCGATGCTATTGCAGGTCTGCCTGTTTCTTCTGGAGTAATCGAGGGACGAGCACGTGTTGTCTTAAGTATGGAGGATGCTGATTTAGAAGATGGAGATATTTTAGTCACTTCCTTTACTGACCCAGGCTGGACACCATTGTTTGTATCCATTAAAGGTCTAGTTACCGAAGTTGGTGGGCTGATGACTCATGGGGCAGTTATCGCGCGTGAGTATGGCTTACCAGCAGTAGTTGGGGTGGAGAATGCTACCACATTAATAAAAGATGGACAACGAATACGTGTACATGGAACTGAAGGGTATATCGAAATATTGTAA
- a CDS encoding ABC transporter permease gives METVKKHFFNDLGVMLGRSMRHISRSMDTIVTVCITPIAMMLLFVYVFGGAIQTGTDNYVNYLLPGILLIAIASGISYTAFRLFTDVQRGIFERFHSMPISRSTLLWGHVLTSLVSNAISVVVIILVALIMGFRSSAGILDWLAVAGILMLFTLALTWVAAIAGLLAKSVDGASAFSYPIIFLPFISSAFVPTESMPSVVRAFAENQPVTSIVEAIRALLSNQPVGNELWIALAWCVGILFVAYFFAMRVYRKRF, from the coding sequence ATGGAGACGGTAAAAAAACATTTTTTTAACGATTTGGGTGTTATGCTCGGACGTTCCATGCGCCATATTTCCCGTAGTATGGACACCATCGTCACGGTCTGTATCACTCCGATTGCGATGATGCTATTGTTCGTCTATGTGTTTGGCGGTGCAATTCAAACCGGTACGGATAACTATGTTAATTATCTATTGCCCGGAATACTGCTCATTGCGATTGCTAGCGGGATATCCTACACGGCATTTCGTCTGTTTACCGATGTACAGCGAGGTATTTTCGAGAGGTTTCATTCCATGCCAATTTCGCGTTCTACCTTACTATGGGGGCATGTGCTGACTTCACTAGTATCCAATGCTATCTCGGTTGTCGTTATCATTCTCGTAGCACTGATTATGGGTTTTCGTTCTTCGGCTGGGATACTAGACTGGCTTGCAGTAGCTGGCATACTCATGCTGTTTACGCTGGCATTAACCTGGGTCGCTGCCATTGCAGGATTATTGGCAAAATCGGTGGATGGGGCAAGCGCTTTTTCCTACCCGATCATCTTCCTTCCGTTTATTAGCTCGGCATTTGTGCCGACTGAATCGATGCCTTCGGTCGTTCGTGCCTTTGCTGAAAACCAGCCGGTAACCTCGATCGTTGAAGCCATTCGCGCGTTGCTTTCAAACCAACCGGTGGGCAATGAATTATGGATTGCGCTTGCTTGGTGCGTAGGGATCTTGTTTGTAGCCTACTTCTTTGCGATGAGGGTTTATAGAAAACGGTTTTAA
- a CDS encoding TetR/AcrR family transcriptional regulator, which translates to MKKKQPQISENKILETSWELLGEEGIEKFSMRRLADRMGIQAPSLYWYFKSKQNLYQRLANHLSKIILEEFHSEGDWREQLAEFAVTVRSVLSRYPCSTQLMMLTLPHEPDMIRFTNRMLLCMESTPLEQEQKLQAVLTLVNYVFYFVLDNYQYQRILSTMLEEQGELRDGEITSLLDSMSETDAGVFRGMYKNGLFNLIGTDGAFEFGMKLILKGIEQVIKDQDR; encoded by the coding sequence ATGAAAAAAAAGCAACCTCAGATTTCGGAGAATAAAATTTTGGAAACCTCGTGGGAGCTTCTTGGAGAGGAAGGCATTGAGAAATTCAGCATGAGGCGATTGGCCGATCGTATGGGCATTCAGGCTCCCTCTCTGTACTGGTATTTCAAGAGCAAGCAGAATCTCTACCAGCGCCTGGCCAACCATTTATCGAAGATCATTTTGGAGGAGTTTCACTCTGAGGGGGATTGGAGGGAGCAACTAGCGGAATTTGCGGTAACCGTACGGAGTGTGCTCAGCCGATATCCCTGCTCCACGCAGCTCATGATGTTGACGCTGCCCCACGAACCAGACATGATCCGGTTCACCAACCGAATGCTGCTCTGCATGGAATCGACGCCACTTGAGCAAGAGCAAAAATTACAAGCCGTTCTTACCCTGGTGAACTATGTCTTCTACTTCGTTCTGGACAATTATCAGTATCAGCGCATATTATCCACTATGCTTGAGGAGCAGGGAGAGCTTCGTGATGGAGAGATAACCAGTCTTCTGGACTCCATGAGCGAGACAGATGCGGGAGTGTTTCGAGGGATGTACAAAAATGGGCTATTCAATCTGATAGGGACCGACGGAGCGTTTGAATTCGGCATGAAGCTGATTCTGAAGGGGATTGAGCAGGTGATAAAGGATCAGGATAGGTAG
- a CDS encoding class I SAM-dependent methyltransferase, with the protein MTEFWESSFIEKQTMWGFEPTDSAIATKDFFLEKNVKDILIPGIGYGRNAKVFIDNGINVTGIEISNTAIDLAKDNGLDISIFHGSVTDMPFDNKLYDGIFSHALIHLLDNREREKFIQDCYDQLKPNGYLVFTTVSQKAPMFGKGKQLAKDYFEIMEGVKMYFYDDDSIKQDFEKYGLVKISEIDEPNKNTKNAPPIHFLIIKCKKTS; encoded by the coding sequence ATGACGGAATTTTGGGAATCAAGTTTTATAGAAAAACAAACGATGTGGGGATTTGAACCTACAGACTCCGCAATCGCAACAAAGGACTTTTTCCTTGAAAAGAATGTTAAGGACATTCTGATTCCAGGTATTGGTTATGGCAGAAATGCAAAGGTTTTTATTGACAATGGAATAAATGTAACAGGTATAGAAATTTCAAATACAGCGATTGATTTGGCGAAGGATAACGGGCTTGATATAAGTATTTTTCATGGTTCAGTAACGGATATGCCCTTTGATAACAAGCTCTATGATGGTATATTCAGTCATGCGCTTATTCACTTATTGGATAATCGCGAGAGAGAAAAGTTTATTCAAGATTGTTATGATCAGTTAAAGCCAAATGGATATTTGGTTTTTACAACGGTTTCACAAAAAGCCCCAATGTTCGGAAAGGGCAAACAATTGGCTAAAGACTATTTCGAGATAATGGAAGGCGTAAAAATGTATTTTTATGATGATGATTCCATAAAACAAGATTTTGAAAAATATGGACTGGTAAAGATTTCAGAAATTGACGAGCCAAATAAGAACACGAAAAATGCACCTCCAATCCATTTTTTAATTATAAAGTGCAAGAAAACATCGTAA
- a CDS encoding cytochrome P450, producing the protein MNWKTDSELIPLSWFKEMRNSSPVVFNSEKNTWDVFKYEDVKKIFADHEHYSSKGTESAMEPINSSILRQDPPKHRQLRMLVSQAFTPRAIEALAPKIESIAQQLCDQAEETGEMDALLDYASPLPIIVIVEMLGIPSVDRDRFKEWSDSLVGNDGERYFQCQKEMSDYFSDIMNRRRLDPQDDLISNLVHAKVEGKQLSDLEIIGFCILLLVAGNETTTNLITSALLCLDSDREARKSLIEEPSMIPQAIEEVLRYCSPVQTMNRIVKKTTVLRDHTLSPGQMVNLWIGSANHDGEQFNNPEKFDIHRNPNPHLALGHGIHFCLGSQLARLESKIAIQTLLSRFPDYARDRSHTLERLDSWMMFGVNRLPLVLTT; encoded by the coding sequence ATGAATTGGAAAACTGACAGCGAACTGATACCTTTGTCTTGGTTTAAAGAAATGCGAAACTCTTCCCCTGTCGTGTTCAATTCGGAGAAAAATACTTGGGACGTGTTCAAGTACGAAGATGTCAAGAAGATATTTGCCGATCATGAGCATTATTCTTCAAAAGGGACGGAAAGCGCCATGGAGCCGATCAACTCAAGCATTCTTAGGCAAGATCCACCTAAACACCGACAGCTGCGTATGCTCGTTTCGCAAGCTTTCACGCCTCGGGCTATCGAAGCGCTCGCACCGAAAATTGAATCGATTGCGCAGCAATTGTGCGATCAAGCAGAAGAGACGGGGGAGATGGATGCCCTTCTCGATTATGCGAGCCCTCTGCCGATCATCGTCATCGTCGAAATGCTGGGCATTCCGTCTGTGGATCGCGACCGGTTCAAGGAATGGTCGGATTCGCTAGTTGGGAATGACGGCGAACGTTATTTTCAATGCCAGAAGGAAATGAGCGACTATTTCTCCGACATCATGAATCGAAGACGGCTTGACCCGCAGGATGATCTCATCAGCAATCTCGTTCATGCAAAGGTCGAAGGCAAGCAATTAAGTGACTTGGAGATCATCGGATTCTGCATTCTGCTGCTGGTGGCGGGGAATGAAACGACGACCAATCTTATAACGTCAGCCTTACTGTGCCTAGATAGTGACAGAGAGGCTAGGAAAAGTCTCATCGAGGAACCTTCCATGATTCCGCAAGCCATCGAAGAGGTGCTTCGCTATTGCTCTCCCGTTCAAACGATGAATCGAATCGTTAAAAAGACGACTGTTCTGCGCGACCATACGCTTTCGCCCGGACAAATGGTCAACCTCTGGATCGGGTCGGCCAATCATGACGGAGAGCAATTTAATAATCCGGAAAAATTCGATATCCATCGCAACCCGAATCCGCATCTGGCATTGGGACACGGCATACACTTCTGCTTGGGCTCTCAGCTTGCCCGCTTGGAGAGCAAGATCGCCATTCAAACACTTCTTAGCAGGTTTCCTGACTACGCAAGAGATCGTTCGCACACGCTAGAGCGGCTGGACAGCTGGATGATGTTCGGGGTCAATCGTTTGCCACTGGTTCTGACGACATAA
- a CDS encoding (S)-benzoin forming benzil reductase: protein MNYFIITGTSRGIGQAIAEQLISSEHYLFCISRERNHSLTNKSKNITYLEFDLHDIDQIEALMNRIFSEIDLSRANGVYLINNASMIAPVAFIDSAAVNEITGNIHVNLLAPILLTSTFMKHTKTFLGNKRILNISSSSAKHHHPGMSLYSASKAGLDVFTQCVGLEQSHTQAPVGIISIWPGMIDTNLQKEARTQDQAAFPSAQLFGMAKDAGMLTTPEETAQQIIAFLFTEHFEHGAIVDIYDYSKLQQHVDTPNKNT, encoded by the coding sequence ATGAATTATTTTATAATAACCGGCACATCAAGAGGAATTGGACAAGCTATTGCAGAGCAACTTATCTCATCAGAGCACTATTTATTTTGTATTTCACGCGAAAGAAATCATTCGTTAACAAACAAAAGCAAGAACATTACCTATTTGGAATTTGATTTACACGACATTGATCAAATCGAGGCGTTAATGAACCGAATTTTTTCAGAAATTGATCTGTCTAGAGCCAACGGGGTTTATCTCATAAACAATGCTTCTATGATCGCTCCTGTTGCATTTATTGATTCGGCTGCTGTTAACGAAATCACAGGAAACATTCATGTTAATCTGCTCGCACCTATTTTACTGACTTCTACATTTATGAAGCATACGAAAACCTTTTTAGGCAATAAGCGCATTTTAAATATATCATCCTCCTCAGCCAAACATCACCATCCTGGCATGAGTCTATATTCGGCTTCCAAAGCAGGTTTGGACGTATTCACTCAATGTGTCGGTCTTGAACAAAGCCACACCCAAGCACCAGTCGGTATTATTTCTATATGGCCAGGAATGATTGATACGAATTTGCAAAAAGAAGCAAGAACTCAAGACCAAGCAGCTTTCCCATCTGCTCAGCTATTCGGAATGGCCAAAGATGCCGGCATGCTGACGACACCAGAAGAAACCGCACAACAAATAATAGCGTTTTTGTTTACAGAGCATTTTGAACATGGTGCTATCGTTGATATTTATGACTATTCGAAGCTTCAACAACATGTTGACACTCCAAACAAAAACACTTAA
- a CDS encoding pentapeptide repeat-containing protein yields the protein MNQKLTNYLNDVFTPYDGVKSVTELKADLLSDLQERYRELKAEGKDDETAFNKTIESIGDIEETILEVANLSRSLERQVLTNFSASNLPKSDFAGVIAHKGNFTSSALHGSDFAGADLTGSTFKSSDIREANFNGANLTDCTLSVNDLSNASFNKSILVRTNFSISGMEGAKFTGVKLTDVTLNKIDLKKTIFEGCIFDGVDFKYCDLSGLCLDGQTFIGVKFDKSAINEVSFKGATLKNVSFQAFFSLTNKYYRSIKTICFDDAVMDKLTYAALKGMGAELSKVTVR from the coding sequence ATGAATCAGAAATTGACGAATTATTTGAACGACGTTTTTACGCCATACGATGGGGTGAAAAGCGTCACCGAATTAAAAGCCGACCTGCTCTCCGATTTACAGGAGAGGTACCGTGAACTTAAAGCCGAGGGCAAAGACGATGAAACAGCGTTTAATAAGACCATTGAGAGCATTGGCGACATCGAGGAAACGATACTGGAAGTCGCCAATCTCTCCCGCTCGCTGGAGAGGCAAGTACTGACAAACTTTAGCGCGAGCAATTTGCCAAAGAGTGACTTTGCAGGTGTTATTGCGCATAAAGGAAATTTCACATCGAGTGCATTACACGGCTCTGACTTTGCAGGAGCAGACTTGACCGGAAGCACCTTTAAGAGCAGCGACATACGTGAAGCCAATTTTAACGGCGCAAATCTGACCGACTGTACCCTATCTGTCAATGATCTTTCCAATGCGAGCTTCAATAAATCGATCCTTGTACGCACCAACTTCAGCATTTCAGGGATGGAAGGAGCAAAATTCACAGGCGTAAAACTGACCGACGTCACGCTAAACAAGATCGACCTTAAAAAAACAATTTTTGAAGGTTGTATCTTTGACGGCGTGGACTTCAAATATTGTGACCTGAGTGGGCTGTGTCTTGACGGGCAAACCTTTATCGGCGTTAAGTTTGACAAGTCTGCTATAAATGAAGTTTCGTTTAAGGGTGCTACACTCAAGAATGTTTCTTTTCAAGCATTTTTTTCCTTGACTAATAAGTATTACCGCTCCATCAAAACCATCTGCTTTGACGACGCAGTCATGGATAAGCTGACCTATGCTGCGCTTAAAGGCATGGGAGCCGAATTGTCTAAGGTTACAGTTCGATAA
- a CDS encoding ATP-binding cassette domain-containing protein — MKNKSIQVIGLQKSYKELAVLKGVDFEVEKGSIFALLGSNGAGKTTVVKILTTLLKQDSGTAVVEGFDVASKPDHVRQAISLTGQFAAVDELMTGRENLIMIAKLRYLSNPRQVADDLLKRFGLTDAANRRVSTYSGGMRRRLDIALSFVGKPQVIFLDEPTTGLDPEARIEVWKIVKELADSGTTVFLTTQYLEEAEQLADRIAILHKGKIIASGTLLELKKMFPSTKVEYIEKQPTLEEIFLSIIGKKEGA, encoded by the coding sequence ATGAAAAACAAATCAATTCAAGTTATAGGTCTGCAAAAGTCTTACAAAGAGCTTGCCGTCCTTAAGGGAGTAGATTTCGAGGTGGAAAAGGGCAGTATTTTTGCACTGCTCGGTTCAAATGGGGCAGGTAAAACGACGGTTGTCAAAATCCTCACTACGCTGCTCAAACAAGACAGTGGAACCGCCGTCGTTGAGGGATTCGATGTAGCGTCCAAACCTGATCATGTGAGGCAGGCAATTAGTTTAACCGGACAATTTGCCGCTGTAGACGAACTAATGACCGGACGGGAAAATCTAATCATGATTGCCAAACTGCGATACCTGAGTAATCCGCGGCAAGTTGCGGACGACTTGCTTAAACGCTTTGGCCTGACAGACGCCGCCAACCGCAGGGTATCTACTTATTCGGGTGGGATGCGCCGCAGGCTCGACATCGCATTGAGCTTTGTAGGGAAACCGCAGGTTATTTTCCTCGACGAGCCGACCACTGGCCTTGATCCCGAGGCACGCATCGAGGTTTGGAAGATCGTGAAGGAGCTTGCAGACAGCGGCACTACGGTATTCCTAACTACGCAGTATTTGGAAGAGGCGGAACAGCTCGCTGACCGAATAGCTATTCTGCACAAGGGTAAAATCATCGCCAGTGGTACGCTTTTGGAGCTAAAAAAGATGTTTCCATCAACGAAAGTGGAGTATATTGAAAAGCAGCCGACATTGGAAGAGATATTCCTCTCCATTATTGGCAAGAAGGAGGGAGCATAA